A genome region from Lactobacillus sp. ESL0791 includes the following:
- the pcp gene encoding pyroglutamyl-peptidase I encodes MKILVTGFDPFGDDKINPAIEAVKRLDDEIAGAKIVKVEIPTVFGDCATVVHNAIVKENPDYVLNIGQAGGRYGLTPERVAINFDDGRIADNKGHQPLAEAIHEDGQNAYFTQLPVKAMARAIRAAGIPSYVSTTAGTFVCNHIMYQVQYMIDKEFHDLKAGFMHIPFLPEQVVDRPDTPALSLSDDVKGITAAITAIVEMDGKKDIATIEGHVS; translated from the coding sequence ATGAAAATTTTAGTAACGGGTTTTGACCCTTTTGGTGATGATAAAATTAATCCAGCAATTGAGGCCGTTAAACGCCTGGACGATGAAATTGCTGGTGCAAAAATTGTTAAGGTAGAAATTCCGACGGTTTTTGGTGATTGTGCCACCGTGGTGCACAACGCGATTGTTAAGGAAAATCCTGATTATGTCTTAAACATCGGTCAGGCCGGTGGCCGTTATGGCTTAACTCCTGAACGGGTAGCGATTAACTTTGATGACGGTCGGATTGCCGATAATAAAGGCCACCAGCCGTTAGCAGAAGCAATTCATGAAGATGGGCAGAATGCCTACTTCACCCAGTTGCCGGTTAAGGCGATGGCGCGGGCAATCCGGGCAGCCGGAATCCCGAGCTACGTTTCAACTACTGCTGGTACCTTTGTTTGCAACCACATCATGTACCAGGTGCAGTATATGATTGATAAGGAATTTCATGACCTTAAGGCCGGTTTTATGCACATCCCATTCTTACCTGAGCAGGTAGTGGACCGTCCGGATACCCCGGCATTGAGCCTAAGCGATGATGTGAAGGGGATTACCGCAGCGATTACCGCAATTGTGGAAATGGATGGAAAGAAAGATATTGCAACAATTGAGGGCCATGTTTCTTAA
- a CDS encoding ABC transporter ATP-binding protein — protein MTVKNFYRTNPFRFCLLIVLNVLNPALPLVNAGILILQTTAAQQRNLRNFLLASAASLVVLCLGYGLNSLTMYLSSKQEEEYMISLRQQLNQHLFYDRQNHTVSQAQNRLTNDLQQNQQSYLAAFFTMLNGAGELISVMILLAVIHWSLLLVIALMTAISLTLPKLTAKPMQKASMRISGSNKKYLDQVAKWLSGLDELERYLAGEKLFKVMHKSAHKVEEANVKQTGVMQSLSVVDGLVSQVFSLILFIMAGVLIVRHQILFGVISVLGSFRFYATMAINMMVGAYGQIKGAETLNQAIAKDAEPLAQQSVHDVQTPVALQTKDLTLKFPNGERLLFPDLEIKQGEKILLTGDSGVGKTTLFKILLGEIQPTTGQVLFTDKTGDVIKPDLSKVGYIPQDPVLFPATIADNMTMFNVKLQDRLAPLVAKVQFAGDVGKFNNGLNEEINLNKLNVSGGQRQKIVLVRALVHDSEIILIDEGTSAIDQAATMEILRQVTSTQAAVIFIAHNFNEDMRQLFDREIHLEKK, from the coding sequence ATGACCGTTAAAAATTTTTACCGAACTAATCCGTTTCGCTTCTGTTTATTGATAGTTCTTAATGTCCTTAATCCGGCCTTGCCGCTTGTTAATGCGGGAATTTTGATCTTGCAGACGACAGCAGCGCAGCAGCGTAATCTGCGGAACTTTTTGCTGGCATCTGCGGCAAGTTTAGTGGTCCTGTGTCTAGGTTATGGCTTGAATAGCCTAACGATGTACTTGTCGAGTAAGCAAGAAGAGGAGTACATGATCAGTCTTCGTCAGCAGCTAAACCAACATTTGTTTTATGATAGACAAAATCACACTGTTAGCCAGGCGCAAAATCGTTTGACCAATGACCTGCAGCAAAATCAGCAGAGTTATCTGGCGGCCTTTTTTACTATGCTCAATGGCGCTGGTGAATTAATTTCGGTAATGATTTTACTGGCAGTCATTCATTGGAGTCTCTTGCTGGTAATTGCCTTAATGACGGCAATTTCGTTAACGCTGCCGAAACTAACGGCAAAGCCAATGCAAAAAGCTTCAATGCGAATTTCGGGCAGCAACAAAAAGTATCTTGATCAGGTTGCTAAGTGGCTGTCGGGCTTAGACGAATTGGAACGCTATTTGGCAGGCGAAAAGCTGTTTAAGGTAATGCACAAGTCGGCGCATAAAGTTGAAGAAGCCAATGTTAAGCAAACGGGCGTTATGCAGAGTTTGTCAGTGGTTGATGGTTTAGTTTCGCAAGTTTTCAGTTTGATTTTATTCATCATGGCCGGTGTGTTAATTGTTAGGCATCAGATTTTGTTTGGGGTAATCAGTGTTTTGGGCAGCTTTCGCTTTTATGCGACCATGGCTATCAACATGATGGTTGGCGCCTACGGGCAGATAAAGGGTGCTGAAACGTTAAATCAAGCAATTGCTAAGGACGCAGAACCACTGGCCCAGCAGTCTGTCCATGATGTGCAAACACCTGTTGCCTTGCAAACTAAAGATTTAACTTTGAAATTTCCTAACGGTGAGCGGCTGCTTTTTCCTGATCTTGAAATTAAGCAAGGCGAGAAGATTTTGCTGACGGGTGATTCGGGCGTTGGTAAGACAACCCTGTTTAAAATTTTACTAGGTGAAATTCAGCCGACAACGGGGCAAGTGCTTTTTACCGATAAAACTGGTGACGTCATTAAGCCAGATTTAAGTAAAGTTGGCTATATCCCCCAGGATCCCGTCTTGTTTCCGGCAACGATTGCCGATAACATGACAATGTTTAACGTTAAATTGCAAGACCGGCTGGCACCATTAGTTGCTAAAGTGCAATTTGCTGGGGATGTTGGCAAATTTAATAATGGCTTGAATGAAGAAATTAATCTTAACAAGCTCAATGTTTCCGGCGGCCAGCGACAAAAGATTGTTTTGGTCCGGGCCTTAGTGCATGACAGTGAAATTATTTTAATTGATGAAGGAACCAGTGCGATCGACCAAGCGGCAACAATGGAAATTTTACGGCAGGTAACTTCCACCCAGGCGGCCGTGATTTTTATCGCGCATAATTTCAATGAAGACATGCGCCAGCTGTTTGACCGCGAAATTCATTTAGAAAAGAAATAA
- a CDS encoding redox-sensing transcriptional repressor Rex — MEKIKIPTATAKRLPLYYRYLVILNDAGKEKVSSTELSEAVQVDSASIRRDFSYFGALGKRGYGYDVKNLLAFFKKILNQDTLTNVALIGVGNLGHALLNYNFKRTNNIRISCAFDINKAITGKILCGVPVYDMSELKKQITDQQIEIAILTVPSDTAQKTANEMINDGVKGIMNFTPIRLSTPAGIRVQNVDLATELQTLIYFLDSEKENNK; from the coding sequence ATGGAAAAAATAAAAATCCCTACGGCAACGGCAAAAAGACTGCCGCTATATTACCGCTATCTCGTTATCTTGAATGATGCAGGTAAAGAAAAGGTATCTTCAACTGAATTGTCTGAAGCGGTTCAGGTTGATAGTGCATCAATTCGGCGCGACTTTTCTTATTTTGGTGCTTTGGGGAAACGCGGATATGGTTATGATGTAAAAAATTTGTTAGCCTTCTTTAAAAAGATTTTGAATCAGGATACTTTAACAAATGTTGCACTGATTGGTGTCGGCAACTTGGGTCATGCTTTGCTGAATTATAATTTTAAGCGCACTAACAATATCCGCATTTCTTGCGCCTTTGATATTAACAAAGCAATTACCGGAAAAATATTGTGCGGTGTGCCGGTTTATGATATGAGTGAACTAAAAAAGCAAATTACTGACCAGCAGATTGAAATCGCGATTTTGACGGTTCCATCAGATACGGCACAAAAAACGGCCAATGAAATGATTAATGATGGGGTGAAGGGGATTATGAATTTCACACCAATCCGCTTGTCAACACCGGCCGGCATCCGCGTGCAGAATGTTGATTTGGCAACAGAACTGCAAACCCTAATTTATTTCCTGGATTCAGAAAAAGAAAATAATAAGTAA
- a CDS encoding ABC transporter ATP-binding protein gives MTLKGLCKSNLPRIIFILLLYVVLAFGSTMTEYLGRFYTSALAVGNLHDFIFWILIEIGVGIVTTILSPWSTYLFTKQIQGYLDGIRDRIVRHYYGANNETVAQMQNDLGNNMQVLSDNYAAPWVQIWSNVLMIIMSVATLLVLHWSLIIATVIAGGLVMLVPKIMEKQTAKTTKAASERNAQFLDTIANWFAGLNELRRYNAFTRLNHEIDKCSHDLAQANVARQKVQAISWLFTGSGNAVAQTLLTVWSGILFFTHQIDFGSWMVASSFAYTIFNGLYGVTAAMTQINSTKKLRQDAAKLLTPVEKEKELASPASLSVKGLVVQYDHGETITYPDFTVKQGTKLLLTGDSGTGKSTLFKVLLGQIKPKQGIITYFDKNGQEVKPNFSQIGYLAQDAKLFPATIAANITMFNSKLNSKLEEVTQQFQLASDLAKFPAGTETEVDLDRANLSGGQKQKVVLARAGIHDPDLLLMDEATSAIDSKATAKIMQTVTNSQQTVLVIAHNLTPQVRQLFDEEIHLETTKKVQDDR, from the coding sequence ATGACTTTAAAAGGATTATGTAAGTCCAATCTGCCACGGATAATTTTTATCTTGCTGCTCTACGTTGTCTTGGCTTTTGGTTCAACAATGACGGAATACCTGGGTCGATTTTACACTTCGGCTTTAGCCGTGGGAAATTTGCACGATTTTATTTTTTGGATCTTAATTGAGATTGGCGTTGGGATTGTGACGACAATTTTGTCGCCGTGGTCAACCTATCTTTTTACTAAACAAATTCAAGGCTATTTGGATGGAATTCGTGACAGAATTGTACGTCATTATTACGGTGCCAATAATGAAACTGTAGCGCAGATGCAGAACGACTTGGGTAATAACATGCAAGTTTTGAGTGATAATTACGCGGCCCCTTGGGTGCAAATTTGGAGTAATGTTTTGATGATTATCATGTCCGTTGCCACCCTGTTAGTGCTGCATTGGTCGTTAATTATTGCCACGGTGATTGCGGGCGGGCTTGTGATGCTCGTACCCAAGATCATGGAAAAGCAGACAGCTAAAACAACCAAGGCTGCTTCGGAAAGGAATGCGCAATTTTTAGATACGATTGCTAATTGGTTTGCCGGGTTGAATGAGTTGCGCCGTTACAACGCCTTTACTAGGCTGAATCATGAAATTGACAAGTGCAGCCATGACTTAGCACAGGCTAATGTTGCCCGGCAAAAAGTGCAGGCCATTTCTTGGCTGTTTACCGGCAGCGGTAATGCGGTGGCCCAAACACTGCTGACGGTTTGGAGCGGGATTCTCTTTTTTACCCACCAGATCGATTTTGGTAGTTGGATGGTTGCCAGTAGTTTTGCCTACACAATCTTTAACGGTTTATATGGTGTGACAGCGGCTATGACCCAGATTAACTCGACTAAAAAATTGCGCCAGGATGCGGCTAAGTTGCTAACCCCGGTTGAAAAAGAAAAGGAACTGGCTTCTCCGGCCAGCCTTAGTGTTAAAGGCTTAGTTGTGCAATATGATCATGGTGAAACCATCACTTATCCCGATTTTACGGTTAAACAGGGAACCAAGCTCTTACTGACAGGAGATTCGGGTACGGGTAAGTCAACCTTGTTCAAGGTGCTCTTAGGTCAGATTAAGCCTAAGCAAGGAATCATCACCTATTTTGATAAAAACGGTCAGGAGGTCAAGCCGAATTTTTCGCAAATTGGCTACTTAGCACAAGATGCCAAGCTGTTTCCGGCAACGATCGCCGCTAACATTACTATGTTTAATAGTAAATTGAATAGCAAACTTGAAGAGGTAACGCAGCAATTTCAGTTGGCGTCCGATTTAGCTAAATTTCCTGCTGGGACTGAAACTGAAGTTGACTTAGACCGTGCTAACTTGTCCGGTGGGCAAAAGCAAAAGGTGGTGCTGGCCCGAGCCGGTATTCATGATCCGGATTTGCTTTTAATGGATGAAGCAACCAGTGCAATTGACAGTAAGGCGACAGCCAAAATTATGCAGACAGTTACTAACAGCCAGCAAACGGTTTTAGTAATTGCTCATAATCTAACCCCGCAGGTGCGGCAATTGTTTGATGAGGAAATTCATTTGGAAACTACGAAGAAGGTGCAAGATGACCGTTAA
- a CDS encoding ATP-binding cassette domain-containing protein produces the protein MSFIELKQVGKIVKKRPLLHDINAQIDQNEITVLEGINGSGKTLILKAILGLIKVTGEVIVAGKQVKVEEPYPVKAGILIENPSLIGDLTAYQNMALLAKLDKSIKAGELNRLLDYFDLSSFPKQKVKKFSLGMKQKLGIAQALLGKYPLVVLDEPTNALDVKSVDKLINIITEYSHNGSTFIIASHDRDFIEQIATKRLIVEEGTISHEK, from the coding sequence ATGAGTTTTATAGAATTAAAACAGGTTGGTAAAATAGTTAAAAAACGGCCACTGTTACATGATATTAATGCCCAGATTGACCAAAATGAGATTACGGTTTTAGAGGGGATTAATGGATCCGGAAAGACATTAATATTGAAGGCAATTCTTGGCTTAATTAAGGTAACAGGTGAAGTCATTGTTGCTGGTAAGCAAGTAAAGGTTGAAGAGCCCTATCCAGTGAAAGCGGGAATTTTAATTGAAAATCCTAGTTTGATTGGAGACCTTACTGCATACCAGAATATGGCTTTATTAGCCAAGCTAGATAAAAGCATTAAAGCTGGAGAACTTAACCGGTTACTCGATTATTTTGACCTAAGCAGTTTTCCCAAGCAAAAAGTCAAGAAATTTTCTTTAGGGATGAAGCAAAAATTAGGGATTGCTCAGGCTTTGCTTGGCAAGTATCCGCTAGTTGTTTTGGATGAACCGACAAATGCACTTGATGTCAAAAGTGTTGATAAACTAATAAATATTATTACAGAATACAGTCATAATGGTTCGACCTTCATCATTGCCTCCCATGATCGCGATTTTATTGAGCAGATTGCCACCAAGCGTTTGATTGTCGAAGAGGGGACAATTAGTCATGAAAAGTAA
- a CDS encoding DUF6612 family protein produces MNLKKTLVSLVAAVGMLSCGLMQPQKAAAAMNKNQVINIVKKDASKVTSGKLNADMNFKVAKQPTTIKADGDFGGNPLVSHINYSINTDGKTQNNEMWIDTKNKVTYTKHDDAWVKSATSNDAMLDSVTNSALSKKNSSFYKQLAKKGKLTRDGDSYVLTATINQKKQLKKLFASMAKQYLNQGQYQQLEKHFSFGLYHIKVTVTGEKLTSYQVKFSAKYGKTYSLAATVAVSDFGKNNQLAIPANVLAAAQLPAAVPYK; encoded by the coding sequence ATGAATTTAAAAAAGACACTTGTTAGTTTAGTTGCTGCAGTAGGGATGCTTTCTTGTGGTTTAATGCAACCGCAAAAAGCTGCCGCAGCGATGAATAAGAATCAAGTTATTAATATTGTTAAAAAAGATGCCAGCAAAGTAACTAGCGGGAAATTAAATGCTGATATGAACTTTAAAGTTGCGAAGCAACCAACCACAATCAAAGCAGATGGCGATTTTGGCGGGAATCCGCTAGTCAGTCATATTAATTATTCTATTAATACTGACGGCAAGACCCAGAATAATGAAATGTGGATTGATACAAAGAACAAAGTTACTTACACTAAGCATGATGATGCATGGGTTAAAAGTGCTACGTCTAATGATGCAATGCTTGATTCTGTGACTAATTCGGCTCTGTCCAAGAAAAATAGCAGTTTCTATAAGCAACTGGCTAAAAAGGGTAAATTGACGCGGGATGGTGATTCTTACGTACTGACTGCTACGATTAACCAAAAGAAGCAGCTCAAGAAACTATTTGCTTCGATGGCAAAACAATATTTGAATCAAGGGCAGTATCAGCAGCTTGAGAAACATTTTAGTTTTGGCCTTTATCATATTAAGGTAACGGTTACCGGCGAAAAATTAACGTCTTACCAAGTTAAGTTCTCAGCTAAATACGGCAAAACATATTCTTTGGCTGCTACAGTTGCAGTTTCCGATTTTGGTAAAAATAATCAATTGGCAATTCCGGCAAATGTTCTTGCTGCCGCTCAATTACCAGCTGCTGTTCCATATAAATAA
- a CDS encoding XRE family transcriptional regulator gives MTVGELLREYRSNQSKNLKTWVGNIISPSYYSKSDLLNEEFLLADREEKQCT, from the coding sequence ATGACTGTTGGTGAATTACTAAGGGAATATCGGTCTAATCAGTCCAAAAACTTAAAAACATGGGTGGGCAATATCATAAGCCCATCTTATTACAGTAAAAGTGATTTGCTAAATGAAGAGTTTTTGCTAGCTGATAGAGAGGAAAAGCAGTGTACCTAA
- the groES gene encoding co-chaperone GroES, which yields MLQPIGDRVIVKVKEEEEKTVGGIVLASNAKQKPTEGEVVAVGEGAHNSVGDLIPLTVKKGDVVLYDKYSGTDVKYDGEKYLVLHEKDILAIVK from the coding sequence GTGTTACAACCAATTGGTGATCGCGTGATCGTAAAAGTTAAAGAAGAAGAAGAAAAAACTGTAGGTGGAATTGTTCTCGCTTCTAATGCTAAACAAAAACCAACTGAAGGCGAAGTCGTTGCTGTTGGTGAAGGTGCTCATAACAGTGTTGGGGATCTAATCCCGTTAACTGTTAAGAAAGGCGACGTTGTTTTATACGATAAGTATTCTGGCACAGATGTTAAATACGATGGTGAAAAATACTTAGTTCTTCATGAAAAAGATATTTTAGCAATTGTTAAATAA
- a CDS encoding DUF979 domain-containing protein gives MTSLINNLLLAFYILIGLFFLAAAIESWRDQTNPVRWGTSLFWFLFAVLFCGGQWLPNEINGGLLLVIALLSLLKQVRVGHIKELSEEVANKTVKRIGNWIFLPSILLAVLALVIAQFTKLGGQVGIGIAAIVSLLVAMILTKSNVKTAYEDTQRMVRSVGSAGILPQLLATLGVVFTASGVGQVTAKAISGLFPVGNHLLGVCLYCVAMALFTAIMGNAFAAFAVITAGIGIPFVVAQGGSAVVVAALGMTSGYCGTLLTPMAANFNTLPVALMEMKDQLGVIKQQFPIAISMLVIQIILMYFLAF, from the coding sequence ATGACTAGTTTAATTAATAACTTATTGCTCGCATTTTATATTTTGATTGGCCTCTTCTTTTTGGCTGCTGCAATTGAATCGTGGCGTGATCAGACTAATCCTGTTCGCTGGGGTACCAGCTTATTTTGGTTTTTGTTTGCCGTTTTGTTCTGTGGCGGTCAATGGCTGCCTAACGAAATAAACGGTGGTCTGCTGCTGGTAATTGCACTTTTATCGCTGCTTAAGCAGGTTCGCGTTGGTCACATTAAGGAATTGAGCGAAGAGGTCGCAAACAAAACGGTCAAGCGCATCGGCAACTGGATTTTTCTGCCAAGTATTTTATTGGCAGTTTTAGCCCTAGTGATTGCACAGTTTACTAAGTTAGGAGGTCAGGTCGGAATTGGCATTGCCGCCATTGTTTCGCTGCTGGTTGCGATGATCTTGACCAAGTCAAATGTTAAAACCGCCTACGAGGATACGCAAAGAATGGTGCGTTCGGTCGGCTCGGCAGGTATTTTACCGCAGCTGCTTGCAACCTTAGGCGTAGTTTTCACCGCTTCTGGTGTGGGTCAGGTTACAGCCAAAGCCATTTCAGGGCTGTTTCCTGTTGGCAATCACCTCTTAGGTGTTTGCCTTTACTGTGTTGCCATGGCTTTGTTTACCGCCATTATGGGTAATGCCTTTGCTGCTTTTGCGGTGATTACTGCCGGAATTGGGATCCCGTTTGTTGTGGCTCAAGGTGGCTCGGCTGTTGTCGTTGCCGCCTTGGGGATGACCTCAGGTTATTGTGGTACCCTGCTGACCCCGATGGCTGCCAACTTTAATACGCTGCCGGTGGCCCTGATGGAAATGAAGGATCAATTGGGGGTTATCAAGCAACAATTCCCGATTGCCATTAGTATGCTGGTCATTCAAATTATTTTGATGTATTTCTTGGCTTTTTAG
- a CDS encoding rhodopsin, with protein sequence MGRLFWNQLLYLWQIIRTRLIMWLILICLAIGVVSAQLVGNPYTSGFTLFFQGVTFQEIHFPAFWFSYFAVPLLILLNGLRQLWETRTMHLRGLQFAPYKFALINLVLLVLLTLFYVGITIFTLAVCTSLFKLPGLQIGQLKNSQAILSLSVINCLGIYFLLLLQILFSNLHPAIGVIVPFSMLIMTPYTAWHNNPLNALMLARVSRGNILLLILATLITAIIYLITDYFVDLNLGEVR encoded by the coding sequence ATGGGCCGTTTATTTTGGAATCAGTTGCTGTATTTATGGCAAATAATTCGGACACGGTTAATCATGTGGCTAATTCTTATTTGCTTAGCAATTGGTGTTGTTAGTGCGCAGCTTGTTGGTAATCCGTACACAAGTGGTTTTACTTTATTTTTTCAAGGGGTTACATTTCAAGAAATTCACTTTCCGGCTTTCTGGTTTAGTTATTTTGCTGTTCCGCTGCTAATTTTATTGAATGGTCTGCGGCAGTTATGGGAAACGCGGACGATGCATTTACGTGGATTGCAATTTGCTCCGTATAAATTTGCACTAATAAATTTAGTTTTGCTTGTCCTGCTCACGCTTTTTTATGTCGGTATAACTATATTTACGCTGGCTGTGTGCACCTCTTTATTTAAATTGCCTGGCTTGCAAATAGGTCAATTAAAAAATAGTCAGGCAATATTGTCTTTATCTGTAATTAATTGTCTTGGAATTTATTTTTTATTGCTTTTGCAGATATTGTTTAGCAATTTGCATCCCGCGATAGGAGTGATTGTACCGTTCAGTATGTTAATTATGACACCATATACTGCATGGCATAATAATCCGCTAAACGCGCTGATGCTTGCACGGGTGAGCCGCGGCAATATTTTACTACTGATTCTTGCGACATTGATTACTGCAATTATTTATTTGATTACTGATTATTTTGTTGATTTAAATTTAGGAGAAGTCAGATGA
- a CDS encoding DUF969 domain-containing protein, which yields MEYLSLLGVLVIVVGFALGLDTVAVVVIAALVTALVSGIDFVSFLRILGKGFMDNRMVSLFFLTLPTIGILERHGLKKAAVNLIKKMKNLTPGRIFDIYLAIRELAGVFGISLQGHVQFIAPLINPMAQAAGKVNGELTPLEVDQIKGRAAANENFGNFFAQNLFVASSSVLLIASTMKSLGHPVSTSGVALYTVPVAVISYILCLFYNHNFDKKLKQKGKK from the coding sequence GTGGAATATTTAAGTCTACTTGGCGTGCTGGTAATTGTTGTCGGCTTCGCCCTTGGTCTGGACACAGTAGCCGTGGTTGTGATTGCTGCTCTGGTCACAGCCTTGGTTTCTGGAATTGACTTTGTTTCATTTTTACGGATTTTGGGCAAAGGTTTTATGGATAACCGCATGGTATCGTTATTCTTCTTGACGCTGCCAACGATCGGTATTTTAGAACGACACGGACTGAAAAAAGCCGCAGTTAATTTAATCAAGAAGATGAAGAATTTAACCCCAGGACGGATTTTTGACATTTATTTGGCAATCCGTGAACTTGCTGGTGTTTTTGGAATTTCGCTTCAGGGGCATGTGCAGTTTATTGCGCCCCTGATCAATCCGATGGCGCAGGCTGCGGGCAAGGTGAATGGCGAATTGACTCCGCTGGAAGTTGATCAGATTAAGGGGCGTGCTGCCGCCAACGAAAACTTTGGGAACTTTTTTGCCCAAAACCTGTTTGTTGCCTCATCAAGCGTCCTGCTGATCGCCAGCACGATGAAGTCTCTGGGGCACCCTGTCAGCACCTCGGGAGTTGCCTTATATACGGTTCCGGTGGCTGTGATTAGTTACATTTTATGCTTGTTCTATAACCATAATTTTGATAAGAAGCTGAAGCAGAAAGGAAAAAAGTAA
- the groL gene encoding chaperonin GroEL (60 kDa chaperone family; promotes refolding of misfolded polypeptides especially under stressful conditions; forms two stacked rings of heptamers to form a barrel-shaped 14mer; ends can be capped by GroES; misfolded proteins enter the barrel where they are refolded when GroES binds), with protein MAKDIKFSENARRSLLKGVDKLADTVKTTIGPKGRNVVLEQSYGNPEITNDGVTIAKAIELKDHYENMGAKLVAEAAQKTNDIAGDGTTTAVVLTQAIIREGMKNVTAGANPVGVRRGIEKATKAVTDELHKISHTVSSKDQIAQVASVSSSSKEVGDLIADAMEKVGNDGVITIEDSRGINTELSVVEGMQFDRGYLSQYMVTDNDKMEADLDNPYILITDKKISNIQDILPLLQEIVQQGKSLLIIADDIDGEALPTLVLNKVRGTFNVVGVKAPGFGDRRKEQLQDIAALTGGTVITEDLGLELKDTKIDQLGQARRVTVTKDSTTIVDGAGSSEAIQEREESIRKQIEETTSDFDKKKLQERLAKLTGGVAVIHVGAATETELKERRYRIEDALNSTRAAVDEGYVAGGGTALVNVENAVKSLKGGTADEQTGINIVLKALAAPVRQIAENAGQDGSVIVNKLESQDAEVGYNAADDKWENMVKAGIIDPTKVTRTALQNAASIAALLLTTEAVVADIPEDKPAAPDAGAAGAGAPGMM; from the coding sequence ATGGCAAAAGATATTAAATTTTCAGAAAATGCAAGACGTTCCCTATTAAAGGGTGTAGACAAGTTAGCTGATACTGTTAAGACAACAATTGGCCCTAAGGGCAGAAATGTTGTTTTGGAGCAATCATACGGCAATCCAGAAATTACTAACGATGGTGTCACAATTGCCAAGGCAATTGAGTTAAAGGACCACTACGAAAACATGGGTGCCAAGTTAGTTGCCGAGGCTGCACAAAAGACCAATGATATTGCTGGTGACGGTACGACCACTGCCGTTGTTTTAACCCAAGCAATTATTCGCGAAGGTATGAAGAATGTTACTGCCGGTGCTAATCCTGTTGGCGTTCGTCGCGGAATTGAAAAGGCTACTAAGGCTGTAACTGATGAGTTACACAAGATTAGCCACACGGTTTCTTCAAAAGACCAGATTGCACAAGTTGCTTCTGTTTCATCTTCTTCTAAAGAAGTTGGTGACTTGATTGCCGATGCAATGGAAAAGGTTGGTAACGATGGTGTTATCACAATTGAGGATTCTCGTGGAATTAACACTGAATTGTCAGTTGTTGAAGGGATGCAATTCGACCGCGGCTACCTGTCACAATACATGGTAACTGATAACGACAAGATGGAAGCAGATTTGGACAATCCTTACATCTTGATTACCGACAAGAAGATTTCCAACATTCAAGACATCTTGCCATTGCTGCAAGAAATTGTTCAACAAGGTAAATCATTATTGATTATTGCTGACGACATTGATGGTGAAGCTTTACCAACACTTGTTTTGAACAAGGTTCGTGGGACGTTTAATGTTGTTGGTGTTAAGGCTCCTGGCTTTGGTGACCGTCGTAAAGAGCAATTACAAGATATTGCTGCTCTAACTGGTGGTACAGTAATTACCGAAGACCTTGGCTTGGAATTAAAAGACACCAAGATTGACCAATTAGGTCAAGCACGTCGCGTAACTGTAACCAAAGACTCAACGACAATTGTTGATGGTGCTGGCTCAAGTGAAGCAATTCAAGAGCGTGAAGAGTCAATCAGAAAGCAGATCGAAGAGACTACTTCTGACTTTGACAAGAAGAAGCTGCAGGAACGTCTTGCAAAACTTACAGGTGGCGTTGCAGTTATCCACGTTGGTGCTGCTACTGAAACTGAATTAAAGGAACGCCGCTACCGCATTGAAGATGCTTTGAACTCAACTCGTGCCGCTGTTGATGAAGGCTACGTAGCCGGTGGTGGTACTGCTTTAGTTAACGTTGAAAATGCCGTTAAGAGTCTCAAAGGTGGAACAGCCGATGAACAAACAGGAATCAACATTGTGTTGAAAGCTCTGGCAGCTCCAGTTCGGCAAATTGCTGAAAATGCTGGTCAAGACGGCTCAGTTATTGTCAACAAGCTTGAAAGCCAAGATGCTGAAGTTGGTTACAATGCTGCTGACGACAAGTGGGAGAACATGGTTAAGGCCGGAATTATTGACCCAACCAAGGTAACCAGAACTGCATTGCAAAATGCCGCTTCGATTGCTGCTTTGCTTCTGACCACTGAAGCAGTTGTTGCTGATATTCCTGAAGATAAACCTGCTGCTCCTGACGCAGGTGCTGCAGGCGCTGGCGCACCAGGGATGATGTAA